One window of the Conexibacter sp. SYSU D00693 genome contains the following:
- a CDS encoding M23 family metallopeptidase, whose amino-acid sequence MPQGNRIVRAAGLATFAVAVAAPWALPALQGSAPAAATPPAQLRAAEVRSQRLLLDGPRRQRLTVTAPAGGARRVRVVLVGGGARRPIASWEVGPLAPGASRTLSWDGRTATGRRVPDGRFRFLAAVDDGPVAPAGAPFDAVRAFFPVRGPHTFGDGLGAGRGHQGQDVVAPCGTPVVAARAGVAREVGYDGVRGNHVVLDTAGGASAAYLHLQELPALAVGDRVVTGEALGLVGTTGHSTGCHLHFELWRAPGYWEGEPVDPAPLLRRWDAQTGAGRVQARS is encoded by the coding sequence GTGCCTCAGGGGAACCGCATCGTCCGGGCCGCCGGCCTGGCCACCTTCGCCGTCGCCGTCGCCGCCCCGTGGGCGCTGCCGGCGCTGCAGGGGTCCGCACCGGCCGCCGCCACGCCGCCCGCGCAGCTGCGCGCCGCGGAGGTCCGCTCGCAGCGGCTGCTGCTCGACGGCCCGCGCAGGCAGCGCCTGACCGTCACCGCGCCGGCCGGCGGCGCGCGGCGCGTCAGGGTCGTGCTCGTGGGCGGCGGCGCGCGCCGGCCCATCGCCTCGTGGGAGGTCGGGCCGCTGGCGCCCGGCGCGTCGCGCACGCTGAGCTGGGACGGCAGGACCGCCACCGGCCGCCGCGTCCCCGACGGGCGCTTCCGCTTCCTCGCCGCGGTCGACGACGGCCCGGTCGCCCCGGCGGGCGCGCCGTTCGACGCCGTCCGCGCGTTCTTCCCGGTCCGCGGGCCGCACACGTTCGGCGACGGCCTCGGCGCCGGGCGCGGCCACCAGGGCCAGGACGTCGTCGCGCCGTGCGGCACGCCGGTCGTGGCGGCACGGGCGGGCGTCGCGCGCGAGGTCGGCTACGACGGGGTGCGCGGCAACCACGTCGTCCTCGACACCGCCGGCGGCGCCTCCGCCGCCTACCTGCACCTCCAGGAGCTCCCCGCGCTCGCCGTCGGCGACCGCGTCGTCACCGGCGAGGCCCTCGGCCTCGTCGGCACCACCGGCCACTCGACCGGCTGCCACCTGCACTTCGAGCTGTGGCGGGCGCCCGGCTACTGGGAGGGCGAGCCGGTCGACCCGGCGCCGCTGCTGCGCCGGTGGGACGCGCAGACGGGCGCGGGGCGCGTTCAGGCGCGCTCGTAG
- a CDS encoding low molecular weight phosphatase family protein has product MSHVLFVCLHNAGRSQMSRALFDRAAGGRHTSSSAGSVADPDGAVHPEVLEVLREVGIDLAGVRPQRLSAQLAEQADVVVTMGCGDACPYIPGKRYVDWELPDPKGRPVDEVRRLRDEVERRVTALVRDLDGD; this is encoded by the coding sequence ATGAGCCACGTCCTCTTCGTCTGCCTGCACAACGCCGGCCGTTCGCAGATGAGCCGCGCGCTGTTCGACCGCGCGGCCGGCGGGCGCCACACGTCGTCGTCGGCCGGGTCGGTCGCCGACCCCGACGGCGCGGTGCACCCGGAGGTCCTCGAGGTCCTGCGCGAGGTGGGGATCGACCTCGCCGGCGTCCGGCCCCAGCGCCTCAGCGCGCAGCTCGCCGAGCAGGCCGACGTCGTCGTGACGATGGGCTGCGGGGACGCGTGCCCGTACATCCCGGGCAAGCGCTACGTCGACTGGGAGCTGCCCGACCCGAAGGGCCGGCCGGTCGACGAGGTCCGCCGCCTGCGCGACGAGGTCGAGCGGCGCGTGACGGCGCTCGTGCGCGACCTCGACGGCGACTGA
- a CDS encoding sensor histidine kinase, with protein MREALRQASGEARRLALAALDGLVRLGLLLAAPVSRRARIRAQARADARRAEHGWTSPAPRSWRDVAWLAVPVGVPLFVLFVDLFAAAVFGVVMPAVWALDGDGRVPYQWVMVTDLAMAFFAVPVGGLMLVLCAFAPRLFLRADDAWTRFLLAPTKAARMAARVQRLTDTRQQAVDSSAGELRRIERDLHDGAQARLVSLTLHLGMAEDLLEREPEAARTMLAQARADADTAMADLRALVHGIAPPLLTERGLRAALEDVAARSPVPVSCTVDVDRRLPAPLESAAYFTTVELLTNAIRHSGARHIALRAADRDGGLAIDLTDDGRGGADPEAGTGLRGVQRRLAPFDGTLTITSPPGGPTTVQARLPCASS; from the coding sequence ATGCGCGAGGCGCTCCGGCAGGCAAGCGGCGAGGCGCGGCGTCTCGCGCTCGCCGCGCTCGACGGGCTGGTGCGCCTCGGCCTCCTGCTCGCCGCGCCGGTCTCCCGGCGGGCGCGCATCCGAGCGCAGGCCCGCGCCGACGCCCGCCGCGCCGAGCACGGATGGACGTCGCCCGCGCCGCGCTCGTGGCGCGACGTCGCCTGGCTGGCCGTCCCCGTCGGCGTGCCGCTCTTCGTGCTCTTCGTCGACCTCTTCGCCGCCGCGGTCTTCGGGGTCGTCATGCCGGCGGTGTGGGCGCTGGACGGCGACGGCCGCGTCCCGTACCAGTGGGTGATGGTCACCGACCTGGCGATGGCGTTCTTCGCCGTCCCGGTCGGCGGGCTGATGCTCGTGCTCTGCGCCTTCGCGCCGCGCCTGTTCCTGCGCGCCGACGACGCCTGGACGCGCTTCCTGCTGGCGCCGACGAAGGCCGCGCGGATGGCCGCGCGCGTCCAGCGCCTCACCGACACGCGCCAGCAGGCCGTCGACAGCTCCGCCGGCGAGCTGCGGCGCATCGAGCGCGACCTCCACGACGGCGCCCAAGCGCGCCTGGTCTCGCTGACGCTCCACCTCGGGATGGCCGAGGACCTGCTCGAGCGCGAGCCCGAGGCCGCCCGCACGATGCTCGCCCAGGCCCGCGCCGACGCCGACACCGCGATGGCCGACCTGCGCGCGCTCGTGCACGGCATCGCGCCGCCGCTGCTCACCGAGCGCGGCCTGCGCGCCGCGCTCGAGGACGTCGCCGCCCGCAGCCCCGTCCCGGTCAGCTGCACCGTCGACGTCGACCGCCGCCTGCCGGCGCCGCTGGAGAGCGCGGCGTACTTCACGACCGTCGAGCTCCTCACGAACGCCATCCGCCACAGCGGCGCCCGGCACATCGCCCTGCGCGCCGCCGACCGCGACGGCGGGCTGGCCATCGACCTGACCGACGACGGTCGCGGCGGCGCCGACCCCGAGGCGGGGACCGGCCTGCGCGGCGTCCAGCGGCGCCTCGCGCCGTTCGACGGGACGCTGACCATCACCAGCCCGCCCGGCGGGCCGACCACCGTCCAGGCCCGGCTGCCGTGCGCGTCGTCGTAG
- a CDS encoding MBL fold metallo-hydrolase, giving the protein MPVCVHVVDHPDARILVDTGIEQLHPAAADLDPRLWPLAGQDLDLASIDLVVNTHLHFDHCGGNHLLAGTPFYVQRRELDDARTKPDYTLPEWVDAPGVEYVAVDGEHELLPGVRLVPAPGHTDGMQVVVLETGDRPVVVGGDVAVWFGELDEPSTEGQHTVLALEPELVWLTHVREPWRP; this is encoded by the coding sequence ATGCCGGTCTGCGTCCACGTGGTCGACCACCCCGACGCGCGGATCCTCGTCGACACGGGGATCGAGCAGCTCCACCCCGCCGCGGCCGACCTCGACCCGCGGCTGTGGCCGCTGGCCGGGCAGGACCTCGACCTCGCGAGCATCGACCTCGTCGTCAACACCCACCTGCACTTCGACCACTGCGGCGGCAACCACCTGCTCGCCGGCACGCCGTTCTACGTCCAGCGCCGAGAGCTGGACGACGCCCGCACCAAGCCCGACTACACGCTGCCCGAGTGGGTCGACGCGCCCGGCGTGGAGTACGTGGCGGTCGACGGGGAGCACGAGCTGCTGCCGGGCGTGCGGCTGGTCCCCGCGCCCGGCCACACCGACGGGATGCAGGTGGTCGTCCTCGAGACCGGCGACCGACCGGTCGTCGTCGGCGGCGACGTCGCGGTGTGGTTCGGCGAGCTCGACGAGCCGAGCACCGAAGGCCAGCACACCGTCCTGGCCCTCGAGCCCGAGCTCGTCTGGCTCACCCACGTGCGCGAGCCGTGGCGGCCCTGA
- a CDS encoding serine hydrolase, with translation MTLHHPKPRAVVALVAALCALVAVAPASAKRTAPAGGLQQDLQQLVDPEAFPGVLASVRDRAGRVTNAVAGVGDLRTGQRPPVDGEVRIGSNTKTFTAVAVLQLVADGKVDLDAKVEEYLPGLVRGPGGDGREISVRQLLRHTSGLPNYTNFLLETGILPWIHTYFQPRAMLDKGLAQEAEFAPGTRFSYSNTNYAVLGLIVEAVTGRPIAEELERRIVQPLRLRHTYFPGVGEQELRGRHPHGYHRDDPAQPLVDVTVQDPSFGWAAGQMVSTPSEVNRFFLALLQGKLVSPALLREMQETVPADELGAGKRYGLGLVRSELPCGGEAWGHGGNIAGFTTVNAATADGRAATIALTGLPTVMEQVEAMEGAVGRALCR, from the coding sequence ATGACCCTCCACCACCCCAAGCCGCGCGCCGTCGTCGCCCTCGTCGCCGCGCTCTGCGCGCTCGTCGCCGTCGCCCCGGCGTCCGCCAAGCGGACCGCCCCCGCCGGCGGCCTCCAGCAGGACCTCCAGCAGCTCGTCGACCCCGAGGCGTTCCCTGGCGTCCTGGCGTCGGTGCGCGACCGCGCGGGCCGTGTCACGAACGCCGTCGCGGGCGTCGGCGACCTGCGCACGGGCCAGCGCCCGCCGGTCGACGGCGAGGTCCGCATCGGCTCCAACACCAAGACGTTCACCGCGGTGGCCGTCCTGCAGCTCGTCGCCGACGGCAAGGTCGACCTCGACGCGAAGGTCGAGGAGTACCTGCCGGGCCTCGTGCGCGGCCCCGGCGGTGACGGGCGTGAGATCAGCGTCCGCCAGCTGCTGCGCCACACCAGCGGCCTGCCGAACTACACGAACTTCCTCCTGGAGACGGGGATCCTGCCCTGGATCCACACGTACTTCCAGCCGCGCGCGATGCTCGACAAGGGCCTGGCGCAGGAGGCCGAGTTCGCCCCGGGCACGAGGTTCTCGTACTCGAACACGAACTACGCGGTGCTCGGCCTCATCGTCGAGGCGGTGACCGGCCGGCCGATCGCCGAGGAGCTCGAGCGGCGCATCGTCCAGCCGCTGCGCCTGCGCCACACGTACTTCCCGGGCGTGGGAGAGCAGGAGCTGCGCGGCCGCCACCCGCACGGCTACCACCGCGACGACCCGGCCCAGCCGCTCGTGGACGTCACGGTCCAGGACCCGTCCTTCGGCTGGGCCGCCGGCCAGATGGTCTCGACGCCCAGCGAGGTCAACCGGTTCTTCCTCGCGCTGCTCCAGGGCAAGCTCGTCTCGCCGGCCCTGCTGCGCGAGATGCAGGAGACGGTCCCGGCCGACGAGCTCGGCGCGGGCAAGCGCTACGGCCTGGGCCTGGTGCGCAGCGAGCTGCCGTGCGGCGGCGAGGCCTGGGGCCACGGCGGCAACATCGCCGGCTTCACGACGGTCAACGCCGCGACCGCCGACGGCCGCGCCGCGACGATCGCCCTCACCGGCCTGCCCACGGTGATGGAGCAGGTCGAGGCCATGGAGGGCGCGGTCGGCCGCGCGCTCTGCCGCTGA
- a CDS encoding helix-turn-helix transcriptional regulator — MRSVSSERLQTLALLRRARDRMDREHDQPLDVEAIARGVHLSAGHFSRAFREAYGETPYSYLMTRRIERAMALLRRGDLSVTEVCFTVGCSSLGTFSTRFTELVGMSPSTYKREAAGSVAGLPSCVTKAATRPVRRPKSAPESVRDREATTPART; from the coding sequence ATGCGCTCCGTGTCGTCCGAGCGGCTGCAGACCCTCGCGCTCCTGCGCCGCGCCCGTGATCGCATGGACCGCGAGCACGACCAGCCGCTCGACGTCGAGGCGATCGCGCGCGGCGTGCACCTGTCCGCCGGCCACTTCAGCCGCGCGTTCCGCGAGGCCTACGGCGAGACGCCCTACAGCTACCTCATGACCCGCCGGATCGAGCGGGCGATGGCGCTCCTGCGCCGGGGCGACCTGAGCGTCACCGAGGTCTGCTTCACCGTCGGCTGCTCGTCGCTCGGGACGTTCAGCACGCGCTTCACGGAGCTCGTCGGGATGTCACCGAGCACGTACAAGCGCGAGGCGGCGGGGTCGGTCGCCGGGCTGCCGTCGTGCGTGACGAAGGCGGCCACCCGTCCCGTTCGGCGCCCGAAGAGCGCGCCGGAATCGGTCAGGGATCGAGAAGCCACGACGCCGGCCCGGACGTAG
- a CDS encoding MIP/aquaporin family protein — translation MTPPLGRRLLAEAVGSALLAAVVVGSGIAAQRLSDDAGLQLLENAAATAVGLYAIILMVGPVSGAHLNPAVTLADALFGGLAWRDAAAYVPAQVLGCVAGAVLANGMFSLDAVSIAETHRASGGHLLAEVVATAGLVTLVLSLARSGRAASAPAAVGAYIGAAYWFTSSTSFANPAISVGRMLSDTFAGIAPASVPAFVAMQLVGVAVAVALVRALYPGIPRTAARDVVVPHPEHP, via the coding sequence GTGACCCCGCCGCTCGGCCGCCGCCTGCTCGCCGAGGCCGTCGGCTCGGCGCTGCTGGCGGCGGTCGTGGTCGGCTCCGGCATCGCGGCCCAGCGGCTGTCGGACGACGCGGGCCTGCAGCTCCTCGAGAACGCCGCCGCGACGGCGGTGGGGCTCTACGCGATCATCCTCATGGTCGGCCCGGTCTCCGGCGCCCACCTCAACCCGGCGGTGACCCTGGCCGACGCGCTCTTCGGAGGCCTGGCGTGGCGGGACGCCGCGGCCTACGTGCCGGCCCAGGTCCTCGGGTGCGTGGCCGGTGCGGTGCTCGCCAACGGCATGTTCTCCCTGGACGCCGTCTCGATCGCCGAGACCCACCGGGCCTCGGGCGGGCACCTGCTCGCCGAGGTCGTCGCGACGGCCGGGCTCGTCACGCTCGTCCTCAGCCTCGCGCGCTCGGGCCGTGCGGCGAGCGCGCCGGCGGCCGTCGGCGCGTACATCGGGGCCGCCTACTGGTTCACGAGCTCCACGAGCTTCGCCAACCCGGCGATCAGCGTCGGCCGGATGCTCTCGGACACCTTCGCCGGCATCGCGCCGGCGTCGGTGCCCGCGTTCGTGGCGATGCAGCTGGTCGGCGTCGCCGTCGCGGTGGCGCTCGTCCGCGCCCTGTACCCGGGCATCCCGCGCACGGCCGCCCGCGACGTCGTCGTCCCCCACCCGGAGCACCCATGA
- a CDS encoding LysR family transcriptional regulator produces the protein MDLDLHKLRSFVAVAEELHFRRAAERLHLAQPAVSRQVAALERELGVALLERDKRSVTLTPAGEQLLGDARSLLASADGVRRRVQRAGRGRHHLVVGFRAGIVPTATIAAFGAEHPDVQVDVRRMEWDDQEQLILSGRVDIGFVRAPLRREGLRLEPLFSEPRLVALRADHPLADRRRLRHGELADQPHLRYLDPAPVPGLSASTKLRSVEEKLEHVAAGNGIIVLPRSATRYYSRPDVVYVPLTDAEPDHVWLATEAARRSRLLAAFAAAARAALPDDVTPLFDEP, from the coding sequence GTGGACCTCGACCTCCACAAGCTGCGCTCGTTCGTGGCGGTTGCCGAAGAGCTGCACTTCCGGCGGGCCGCGGAGCGACTGCACCTCGCCCAGCCGGCGGTGTCGCGGCAGGTCGCGGCCCTGGAGCGCGAGCTCGGCGTGGCGTTGCTGGAGCGCGACAAGCGATCGGTGACGCTGACCCCGGCCGGCGAGCAGCTCCTGGGCGACGCACGGTCGTTGCTGGCGAGCGCCGACGGCGTACGCCGGCGCGTCCAGCGCGCGGGCCGCGGCAGGCACCACCTGGTCGTCGGCTTTCGCGCCGGCATCGTCCCCACCGCCACGATCGCCGCCTTCGGCGCCGAGCACCCCGACGTCCAGGTCGACGTCCGCCGGATGGAGTGGGACGACCAGGAGCAGCTGATCCTGTCGGGCCGGGTGGACATCGGCTTCGTCCGGGCTCCCCTACGTCGAGAGGGGCTGCGGCTCGAGCCGCTGTTCAGCGAGCCGCGCCTGGTCGCCCTCCGCGCCGACCATCCGCTGGCCGACCGGCGGCGACTCCGCCATGGCGAGCTCGCGGACCAGCCGCACCTGCGCTACCTCGATCCGGCCCCGGTTCCCGGGCTGTCGGCGAGCACCAAGCTGCGGTCGGTCGAAGAGAAGCTCGAGCACGTCGCCGCCGGCAACGGGATCATCGTGCTGCCGCGCTCGGCCACCCGCTACTACTCGAGGCCTGACGTCGTCTACGTCCCGCTCACGGACGCCGAACCCGACCACGTCTGGCTGGCCACCGAAGCCGCCCGCCGCTCCAGGCTGCTGGCCGCGTTCGCCGCAGCCGCCCGCGCCGCCCTGCCCGACGACGTCACACCGCTCTTCGACGAGCCGTGA
- a CDS encoding dihydrofolate reductase family protein, whose amino-acid sequence MARELVWTGFVSLDGVADSPGGTEEGHRSGGWVLEHFSPESFALKGEELEETTALMFGRRSYEAFAPVWRDSDDHAAYKDLPKFVVSTSLAQDDLIDGWGDITILRSAEDVAEVKRGDGGAIFIHGSPELAVSLADAELVDRYNLLVLPVLLGAGKSPFSRADRDKQRLRLRDSAVYANGVAKLLYDVVR is encoded by the coding sequence GTGGCACGAGAGCTGGTGTGGACGGGGTTCGTCTCGCTCGACGGCGTGGCGGACTCGCCGGGCGGGACGGAGGAAGGGCATCGCAGCGGCGGCTGGGTGCTCGAGCACTTCAGCCCCGAGTCCTTCGCACTGAAGGGCGAGGAGCTGGAGGAGACGACCGCGCTGATGTTCGGCCGGCGCAGCTACGAGGCGTTCGCGCCGGTGTGGCGCGACTCCGACGACCACGCCGCGTACAAGGACCTCCCGAAGTTCGTGGTCTCCACCTCGCTCGCCCAGGACGACCTCATCGACGGCTGGGGCGACATCACGATCCTGCGCTCCGCCGAGGACGTCGCCGAGGTCAAGCGGGGCGACGGCGGCGCGATCTTCATCCACGGCAGCCCCGAGCTTGCCGTCTCGCTCGCCGACGCGGAGCTCGTCGACCGCTACAACCTCCTCGTGCTCCCGGTGCTGCTCGGTGCCGGGAAGAGCCCGTTCAGCCGGGCAGACCGCGACAAGCAGCGGCTGCGCCTGCGCGACTCCGCGGTCTACGCCAACGGGGTGGCCAAGCTCCTGTACGACGTCGTGCGCTGA
- a CDS encoding helix-turn-helix transcriptional regulator, producing MSVDVIAVADLAKALSDPIRVQVLEHLRTADGEVCQCHLQPLFDVSQPTLSHHLKKLREAGLVEVERRGKWAYYSLDDSTLEVLRSWLS from the coding sequence ATGAGCGTCGATGTGATCGCGGTCGCCGACCTGGCGAAGGCGCTGTCGGACCCGATCCGCGTCCAGGTCCTCGAGCACCTGCGCACCGCGGACGGCGAGGTCTGCCAGTGCCACCTGCAGCCGCTCTTCGACGTCTCCCAGCCCACGCTCTCGCACCACCTCAAGAAGCTTCGGGAAGCCGGGCTCGTCGAGGTCGAGCGACGCGGCAAGTGGGCCTACTACTCGCTCGACGACTCGACCCTGGAGGTCCTTCGCTCATGGCTGTCCTGA
- a CDS encoding RNA polymerase subunit sigma-70: protein MSPITDDLHPLDEHAFSARVEPHRRELHVHCYRLLGSFDEAEDLVQEAFLRAWRRRETYAGRASVRAWLYRIATNACLDALDKRPRRPSTSGEVAWLQPYPDALLDQLPDRREGPEGAALAKETVELAFIVAIQHLAPLPRAVLVLRDVLGCSAKESARLLETTEASVNSALQRARGELRERLPEEREAWRPDAEPTAAERELLARYVDCTERADAEGTAALLHQDVRFSMPPAPGLWEGRDTVVQAWVDGGFGSDAFGSLRCVVTRANGQPAVAAYVRRPGDAAHEPLAIDVLGVRDGVVGDITTFDRSQFARFDLPAAL from the coding sequence ATGAGCCCCATCACCGACGACCTCCACCCGCTCGACGAGCACGCCTTCAGCGCTCGCGTCGAACCGCACCGCCGTGAGCTGCACGTCCACTGCTACCGCCTGCTCGGGTCCTTCGACGAGGCCGAGGACCTCGTCCAGGAGGCCTTCCTGCGCGCGTGGCGGCGGCGCGAGACCTACGCGGGCCGCGCCTCGGTCCGCGCGTGGCTCTACCGGATCGCCACGAACGCGTGCCTGGACGCGCTCGACAAGCGCCCGCGCCGGCCGTCGACCAGCGGCGAGGTCGCCTGGCTGCAGCCCTACCCCGACGCGCTGCTCGACCAGCTGCCCGACCGGCGCGAGGGCCCGGAGGGCGCGGCGCTGGCCAAGGAGACCGTCGAGCTGGCGTTCATCGTCGCCATCCAGCACCTCGCCCCGCTGCCGCGGGCCGTGCTCGTCCTGCGCGACGTCCTCGGCTGCTCGGCCAAGGAGAGCGCGCGGCTGCTGGAGACGACCGAGGCCTCGGTGAACTCCGCCCTGCAGCGCGCGCGGGGCGAGCTGCGCGAGCGCCTCCCGGAGGAGCGCGAGGCGTGGCGGCCGGACGCCGAACCCACCGCCGCCGAGCGCGAGCTGCTCGCGCGCTACGTCGACTGCACGGAGCGCGCCGACGCCGAGGGCACGGCCGCGCTCCTGCACCAGGACGTCCGCTTCTCCATGCCGCCGGCGCCCGGGCTGTGGGAGGGCCGCGACACCGTCGTGCAGGCATGGGTCGACGGCGGCTTCGGCTCGGACGCGTTCGGCAGCCTGCGGTGCGTCGTCACGCGCGCCAACGGCCAGCCCGCCGTCGCCGCCTACGTGCGCCGGCCCGGCGACGCCGCGCACGAGCCGCTCGCGATCGACGTCCTCGGGGTGCGCGACGGCGTCGTCGGCGACATCACGACGTTCGACCGCTCGCAGTTCGCGCGCTTCGACCTGCCGGCGGCGCTGTGA
- a CDS encoding helix-turn-helix domain-containing protein translates to MGLAFETRPSDSSWVQSVWTCRSGAVTEMTSVATETWGLVLWEQDGRRLAAVSGPERATGTAPVPEGATFLGNQFAVGTSLRGVPTPALVDGGIELPEVSGGRFRLDGRRWEVPGADDAEALVARLVADGTVQRDPLVTAALRGDRPAVTDRTLERRFRAATGLSRGAVRQIARAREAAVLLASGAPAADVTFALGFYDEPHLARALRRYVGRTAGQLQDGEGGPLALDPAQRTTSYRSLATPLA, encoded by the coding sequence GTGGGCCTCGCGTTCGAGACGCGACCGTCGGACTCGTCGTGGGTGCAGTCCGTCTGGACCTGCCGCAGCGGCGCCGTGACCGAGATGACGTCGGTGGCCACCGAGACCTGGGGGCTCGTGCTCTGGGAGCAGGACGGCCGGCGTCTCGCCGCCGTCAGCGGCCCGGAGCGTGCGACGGGCACGGCGCCGGTGCCCGAGGGCGCGACGTTCCTGGGCAACCAGTTCGCGGTCGGGACGTCGTTGCGGGGCGTGCCGACGCCGGCGCTGGTCGACGGCGGGATCGAGCTGCCGGAGGTCAGCGGCGGCCGGTTCCGCCTCGACGGCCGGCGCTGGGAGGTGCCGGGCGCCGACGACGCCGAGGCGCTCGTCGCGCGGCTCGTGGCCGACGGCACCGTGCAGCGCGACCCGCTCGTGACGGCGGCGCTGCGCGGCGATCGCCCCGCCGTCACGGACCGCACGCTGGAGCGCCGCTTCCGGGCGGCGACCGGCCTGAGCCGGGGCGCCGTCCGGCAGATCGCGCGCGCCCGCGAGGCCGCGGTCCTGCTGGCCTCCGGCGCGCCGGCGGCGGATGTGACGTTCGCGCTCGGGTTCTACGACGAGCCGCACCTCGCCCGCGCGCTGCGCCGGTACGTCGGGCGCACCGCCGGCCAGCTGCAGGACGGGGAGGGCGGCCCGCTGGCCCTCGACCCGGCTCAGCGCACGACGTCGTACAGGAGCTTGGCCACCCCGTTGGCGTAG
- a CDS encoding ArsI/CadI family heavy metal resistance metalloenzyme gives MAVLRPHLALTVTDVDRAVPFYEALFGTTAEKRKPGYAKLSVVQPALNLTLTQGERTELGAFNHAGIQVETTEDVLAAKERLVAAGLAAFDELDTTCCYARQDKVWVRDPDGTPWEVFVTHEDTEEHGDGGLAVAEGTACGCADHEPGDCCGTVRACCAA, from the coding sequence ATGGCTGTCCTGAGGCCCCACCTCGCGCTCACCGTCACCGACGTCGACCGCGCCGTCCCCTTCTACGAGGCGCTGTTCGGCACGACCGCCGAGAAGCGCAAGCCGGGCTACGCCAAGCTCTCCGTCGTCCAGCCCGCACTGAACCTCACCCTCACCCAGGGCGAGCGCACGGAGCTCGGCGCCTTCAACCACGCGGGCATCCAGGTCGAGACGACCGAGGACGTCCTCGCCGCCAAGGAGCGGCTCGTCGCCGCCGGGCTGGCGGCCTTCGACGAGCTGGACACCACCTGCTGCTACGCCCGCCAGGACAAGGTCTGGGTCCGCGACCCCGACGGCACGCCCTGGGAGGTCTTCGTCACCCACGAGGACACCGAGGAGCACGGCGACGGCGGGCTCGCGGTCGCCGAGGGCACCGCCTGCGGCTGCGCCGACCACGAGCCCGGCGACTGCTGCGGGACCGTGCGCGCCTGCTGCGCGGCGTGA
- a CDS encoding bifunctional 2-polyprenyl-6-hydroxyphenol methylase/3-demethylubiquinol 3-O-methyltransferase UbiG — MATHAHDQDHDDRTPAEYWEARYADGHTRWSGAVNASLAAEVGSLTPGSALDVGCGQGGDAIWLARHGWTVTATDVAQSALQVGAQAAAQAGVAGAITWERHDLATSFPDGTFDLVTSSFLHSPVALPRTAILRRAAAAVAPGGTLLVIGHAPSERHPHAGLQTADEVVAELALPADAWALRTCALVEVEHAFPGEEPTRRTDAVVRYERA; from the coding sequence ATGGCGACGCACGCGCACGACCAGGACCACGACGACCGCACGCCGGCGGAGTACTGGGAGGCACGCTACGCCGACGGCCACACGCGCTGGAGCGGCGCGGTCAACGCGTCGCTCGCCGCGGAGGTCGGGTCGCTCACGCCCGGGAGCGCCCTGGACGTCGGGTGCGGCCAGGGCGGCGACGCGATCTGGCTGGCGCGCCACGGCTGGACGGTGACCGCGACCGACGTGGCCCAGAGCGCCCTGCAGGTGGGGGCCCAGGCCGCGGCGCAGGCCGGCGTCGCCGGCGCCATCACCTGGGAGCGCCACGACCTCGCCACGTCCTTCCCGGACGGGACGTTCGACCTCGTGACCTCGAGCTTCCTGCACTCGCCGGTCGCGCTTCCGCGCACCGCGATCCTGCGCCGCGCCGCCGCGGCCGTCGCGCCGGGCGGCACGCTGCTGGTCATCGGCCACGCGCCGTCCGAGCGCCATCCGCACGCCGGGCTCCAGACGGCCGACGAGGTCGTCGCCGAGCTCGCCCTGCCCGCCGACGCGTGGGCGCTGCGCACGTGTGCGCTCGTCGAGGTGGAGCACGCGTTCCCCGGCGAGGAGCCGACGCGGCGCACCGACGCCGTCGTGCGCTACGAGCGCGCCTGA
- a CDS encoding SDR family oxidoreductase has product MPTTAEGYVVDARDQQALRRVLSTIGRVDHLVYTAGESLTTSLLADLDLAAAQEAWRIRYWGALAAVKHARVSTSITLTSGSAGARPGSTWANAAAVCGATEALGRALAVELAPVRVNVVAPGVVRTDLWRDIDAEALFSAVGEELLTGRVGEAAEIGEAYLHLLRSGFTTGTTLRIDGGALLA; this is encoded by the coding sequence CTGCCGACCACGGCCGAGGGGTACGTCGTCGACGCGCGCGATCAGCAGGCCCTGCGCAGGGTGCTGAGCACCATCGGCCGGGTCGACCACCTCGTCTACACCGCCGGCGAGTCCCTCACCACCAGCCTGCTGGCCGATCTCGACCTCGCCGCGGCCCAGGAGGCCTGGAGGATCCGCTACTGGGGCGCGCTGGCGGCCGTCAAGCACGCGAGGGTCTCGACGTCGATCACGCTGACCTCCGGCTCTGCCGGGGCACGCCCAGGCTCGACGTGGGCCAACGCCGCCGCGGTCTGCGGTGCCACCGAAGCACTGGGTCGCGCGCTGGCGGTCGAGCTGGCACCGGTCCGCGTCAACGTCGTGGCGCCCGGTGTCGTGCGCACCGACCTGTGGCGCGACATCGACGCCGAGGCGCTCTTCAGCGCGGTCGGGGAGGAGCTGCTGACCGGACGCGTCGGCGAGGCCGCCGAGATCGGTGAGGCCTACCTCCACCTGCTGCGCAGCGGCTTCACGACCGGGACGACGCTGCGCATCGACGGTGGCGCGCTGCTGGCCTGA